A window of Carboxydocella sporoproducens DSM 16521 genomic DNA:
GTCATCAGCCTGAAATACAATGCAGTCACTGGCAGGCCGCATCAAGCTGCTGACCGGGGCACTCATATTGATCAAACGGGCAGCAGCAAAAGTATCATGGGGTACGGAAACCAGGGCTGCTCCCCGCTTTTCCGCCTCCGCCCTAACCCGGTCACTGACCGTATAGCCACAGGTGATAATCAGGCAGGCCGCTTCCCGGGCCAGCGCCGTCAGTTGAGCTTCTTCCCTGTTGCCCAGGATGACCACATCTCCCGGGCTTATGTAATCTGCCATGGTCTGGGCCGCCATCGCCCCGATAATCACATTCCCGGTCAGTTCGGTACTTTCCGCCGGACCGCTCAGCAGTTGACCATTGAGAGTGCGGATAATATTTCCCAGGGTAACATGCATTTTACCCAGGTTTTCCAGCCCCAGTTCCTGCATGTATTTGTGGGCAATATCCCCCAGGGTGACCAGACCCAGAAAATGGTTTTGCTCATCCACAATGGGAATGGTTTTAATGTTGTGGGTGCGGGTGAGAATGCCCACTTCCCGCAGGGGCGTGCCCGGCAGCACTGCTACCGGTGTATCCCCGTTTAACATATCCTCCACCCGGGCTTTGACATCAGTCAGCAGAGGCGGAGCTTCCACTCCGAAGTAGTCCAGCACAAACTGGGTTTCCAGATGGAGTTTACCCGCCCGTGCCGCCTGATATTCCCCGCCCCCCAGGGCGTTTTTGAGATAGGCATAGGCAATGGCAGAACAGATGGAATCAGTATCAGGGTTTTTGTGGCCGATTACATACACTGGTTTGGACATTTTTCTACAACTGCTCCTTTCTGATTGGTGCGTATTTTGCTATAAAAACCTTGATTCCCAGGTTCGGAAAAGCAATAGAAAGCTCGGTATCTTCTCCCTGGCCCTTAATGCCGACAATAGCCCCCGGTCCATATTTTTTATGCACTACCCGGTCCCCCAGCTGCCATTCCTGTTCAGCTGCTGTCGACCCTTGAGCTGATGTGGAGGCAGCTCCCGCCTCCAGGCGGTCTACCCCGCTTCTGCTGGCCCCTGTCCCCCGTTCCAGCAAATGGGCGGGAATCTCACTCAGGAAGCGGGAAGGGGGGTTAGTGCTGATACGGCCAAAGAGGTTGCGGCTCCAGCAATGGGTCAGATAGAGCTTCTCTTTGGCCCGGGTGATGCCCACATAGCAAAGGCGACGCTCTTCTTCCAGTTCCGCTTCTTCCAGGCTGAGCAGGGCCCGGGAGTGGGGAAAAATCCCCTCTTCCATTCCGGCCAGGAAGACCACGGGAAACTCCAGACCTTTAGCGGAATGGAGAGTCATCAGAGTCACCTGCTCCCCACTTTCCAAAGTATCAAGGTCACTCATGAGGGAAATCCCGGCCAGAAAACCTTCCAGGCCTTCTTCTTCCTGGCGGGCATCAAATTCCATGGTTACCGTCCGGAATTCCCGCAGGTTTTCCAGGCGGGTCTGGGCCTCCACCGTTTTTTCCGCTTCCAGTTCTGCCTGGTAGCCGGTGCGCTCCAGCACTGCATCCAGCATTTCCGTAACCGAAGCGATCTCCACCTGCCGACGCAAATCCTCCATTAGATTAATGAAGTCCCGCACTGCCTTCTGGGACCGGGCAGAAAGTCCTGGAATTTCCTCCACTACCATTAAGGCCTGGTAGAGGCTGAGATTGCGCCGGGCCGCTTCCTGGCGGATTTTGTTCACCGTAGCTTCCCCGATATTGCGTTTGGGCACATTGATAATGCGCTCCAGACTGACACTATCAGCCGGATTGACCAGTACCCGCAGGTAGGCCAGCACATCTTTGATTTCCTTGCGTTCATAGAACTTGAGGCCTCCGACCATTGTGTACGGGATGGCATTGCCGATCAGCTCATCTTCAATGGCCCGGGACTGGGCGTTAGTGCGGTATAAAACCGCAAAATCGCTGTAAGGGCGGCCATTCTTATTTAAACGCAGGATTTCTCCCACGATAAAGCGGGCTTCCTCCTTTTCATCCCCCAGCTGCACACAGACGATTGGTTCACCTGCCGGGTTTTCCGTCCAGAGGGACTTATCCTTGCGACCCACATTATTGGCTACCACCGCATTGGCCGCAGCCAGAATAGTTCTGGTGGAACGATAATTCTGCTCCAGTTTGATTACTTTCGCCTCAGGATAGTCCCGTTCAAAATCCAGAATATTGCCAATATCCGCTCCCCGAAAACGGTAAATACTCTGATCATCATCCCCCACCACACACAAATTGCGATGGGCCGAAGCCAGCAAATTGACCAGGCGGTACTGGGCATGGTTGGTATCCTGGTATTCATCCACCAGGATATAGAGGAATTTCTGCTGATAATAGGCCAGGATTTCCGGAAACTCCTCAAACAGCTGCACAGTCAGCATGATCAGGTCATCAAAATCCAGGGCCTGGTTACGAATCAGTTTTTGCTGATAGCTCTCATAGACCCGGGACGCCGTTTCCGCCAGCCAGTCACCATAAACCCGGCGCCGCATTTGGGCCGGGGTTTCCAGGCGGTTTTTGGCATCACTGATCAGGGCAGCCATCAGGCGAGGGGAGTATTTTTTCTCATCCAGATTCAGTTCCCGCAGACATTCCTTCAGCACTGTCTGCTGGTCTGCCGTATCGTAGATAACAAAATTGGGATCATAGCCCAGATAGCTGATTTCCCGCCGCAGGATGCGCAGACAGGCGGAATGGAAAGTGGAAACCCACATGTCTCTGCTGATAGCTTCCCCTACCAGCTGTTCCACTCTTTCCTTCATCTCACCGGCCGCTTTGTTGGTAAAAGTGATGGCTAAAATCTGCCAGGGCTTGACTCCCTGCCTGATCAGATAAGCGATACGATGGGTTAAGACCCGGGTTTTGCCACTGCCGGCCCCGGCCAGAATTAGCAAGGGGCCATTGATATGGGTAACAGCTTCCCGCTGCACAGGATTGAGGTTGGCCAGCAAATCAGCCATTTTGTTCTTCCTTTCTTTGCTTGTACTAAGATTGATATATATTCTACAAAATCTGTTTGTTTCCTGCTATTTGTTTCCTGCGTAAAATTAGAGTTTTCTCCACCTGGCTTTACGGCCGATTTCTACAGGAGTAATTAAACCCTGGTCCTTTAGTTCTTTGAGAACTCTATAGACAGTAGGGCGACTGATGTCCGGACAAACTCTTTCTATATCTGAAATAGTAAATTCTGCATTGAAATGGTTAATCGCCTCTTTTATTCTTTCACCCTTACTCCCTTTATAAGAGCTTATATTACCAACCCTTTCCTCAAACTCACGGTAAGCGGCCAGAATAATCCCCAA
This region includes:
- the pcrA gene encoding DNA helicase PcrA; this translates as MADLLANLNPVQREAVTHINGPLLILAGAGSGKTRVLTHRIAYLIRQGVKPWQILAITFTNKAAGEMKERVEQLVGEAISRDMWVSTFHSACLRILRREISYLGYDPNFVIYDTADQQTVLKECLRELNLDEKKYSPRLMAALISDAKNRLETPAQMRRRVYGDWLAETASRVYESYQQKLIRNQALDFDDLIMLTVQLFEEFPEILAYYQQKFLYILVDEYQDTNHAQYRLVNLLASAHRNLCVVGDDDQSIYRFRGADIGNILDFERDYPEAKVIKLEQNYRSTRTILAAANAVVANNVGRKDKSLWTENPAGEPIVCVQLGDEKEEARFIVGEILRLNKNGRPYSDFAVLYRTNAQSRAIEDELIGNAIPYTMVGGLKFYERKEIKDVLAYLRVLVNPADSVSLERIINVPKRNIGEATVNKIRQEAARRNLSLYQALMVVEEIPGLSARSQKAVRDFINLMEDLRRQVEIASVTEMLDAVLERTGYQAELEAEKTVEAQTRLENLREFRTVTMEFDARQEEEGLEGFLAGISLMSDLDTLESGEQVTLMTLHSAKGLEFPVVFLAGMEEGIFPHSRALLSLEEAELEEERRLCYVGITRAKEKLYLTHCWSRNLFGRISTNPPSRFLSEIPAHLLERGTGASRSGVDRLEAGAASTSAQGSTAAEQEWQLGDRVVHKKYGPGAIVGIKGQGEDTELSIAFPNLGIKVFIAKYAPIRKEQL
- a CDS encoding transcriptional repressor, encoding MEKLIEKSKESYYETLWASSQGWHEGQHDLLPWLEYFLGIILAAYREFEERVGNISSYKGSKGERIKEAINHFNAEFTISDIERVCPDISRPTVYRVLKELKDQGLITPVEIGRKARWRKL